The genomic window TAAGGGACATTGACGATCTTTTCTCGATAGGAACTCTCGGTTTTCGCGGCGAGGCCCTTCCGAGCATAGCCAGCGTTTCAAGGTTCAGAATGATAACTGCCGCCGAGGGGTCAGGATCCGGTACCGAAGTCTACATTGAAGGCGGGGTCGTAAGGAAGATAAAGGAGACTGCGTCTCCCGTGGGTTCGTCCATTGAGGTTAAGAACCTGTTTTTCAACACCCCGCCGCGGCTTAAGTTTCTCAAAAGGCCGGAGACCGAGCTCGGCAGGGTTCTTGAAGTTATCCAGCGCGAGGCCCTTTCACGCCCCGGGGTATCTTTTGAGGTCTCCTCGGATGGAAGAACCATCCATCGCTACGGCGCAAGCGAGTCGTTTGCGCAGCGCGCAGCGCAGATAATTCCCGGCACGCCGCTTTACCCTGTGGACTTTGAAGACGAGACGCTGGCCCTGCGGGGCTTCCTAGGAAGTCCTCTGGATCCACGCTCCTCGATGCGCAGGCTCTTTACTTACGTAAATGCAAGACCCGTAAGGGACCGTTTTATAAACAGGATTATAATGGAGTGCTACGGAAGGATGGTTGAAAAGGGGAAATACCCCCAAGGGGCGGTCTTTATTGAAAGAGATCCCGCCTTGGTGGACGTGAACGTACATCCTACCAAAAGCGAGGTGATGTTCGAGAGCCAGTACGAAGTTGGCCAGAGCATTCGCCGCGCGGTAGGCGGCATGCTTGCCGATGCCCCTTGGATGAAGGCCTACAGGGAAAGAACCCAGAAGGCCCTTGAAGATTTCTACGAGAAGCAAAAAGATCCCGGATTTTCCGAGAACAAGGGGCACTCCACCACAGAGCCTTCACCAAAAGCAACTTTCACCCAAGCCGATCACAATCCCGAGTTGGGGTCTCCACACCCTCACAACGGCGCTTCCTCTATGCCTGAGAAATCTCCGGAGGCGACAGGAGAGGGTATGTTCTCCGGTGGCTTTTATTCAAACCTCAGATTTCTCGGACAGGTAGGAAAACTTTATCTCGTATGCGAGGATCCGGAAGGCATCATTCTTATTGACCAGCATGCGGCCCATGAGCGGGTTAACTTCGAGAGAATAAAAAAATCCTATCTCGAAGAAGTTTTTTCCTGCTCCCAGAAACTTCTCATCCCCGAAGTCGTCGAACTTACGGTCCGGGAAATCAATACGGTGCAACAGTTTGCAGAAGAAATGGAGAAGCTCGGCTTTGATTTTGAAGTTTTCGGAGAAAACGCGGTGAGAGTGAAATCCGTCCCGGGGTTTTTAAGAGACTCCGATTACGCCCGGGTTTTTGGCGACCTGTTTGATGAGCTTGATGGTCTGGGCGACCCCAAGAGCTTGGAGGAGCATCTTGATGCTGTGTGTGCGACCATGGCGTGCCACAGTTCGATAACCGCAAACCGAGCCCTCTCGGAGCAGGAAGTGCGGACTCTTTTTGCCGATATAGACGCTTCCGAGAATCCGCACGCCTGCCCTCACGGCCGGCCGGTAGCGACCCGGATATCGTACAATATGCTTGAAAAAATGTTTAAGAGAACCTGATTCTTAAGGTTGATACATGCTGATGGCAAGCGAGAATTTCCGAGAAAAGTTGTTTTTTGCGAATTCGTAAAGGAGGATCAAATCCGAAATGGCTGTTGTCGACACGAGTGGTTTTCACAAGGGTATGAAGATTGAGACCGAAGGGGCGATCTGGGAGATAGTCGAGTACAAGCATTCAAAGATGGCGCAGAGAAGCCCGATAGTTACGGCGAGACTTAAGAATATCGCCACGGGAGCCGTACGGGAAATGAAATTCCGCGCGGGAGACACGTTTAACGTTCCCGATATCCAGAAAAGAACCATGCAGTATCTCTACAGGGACGATGAGATGTTTTACTTTATGGATTCCGAGACTTTCGACCAGTTTCCTTTCAGGGCGGATGCAATAGGGGATACGACGAAGTTTCTCAAGGAACAGCAGGAGGTCACGGTGCAGATGCATGAAGGAGAACTCATAGGAGTGGAACTTCCCACGGCCGTTGTCTTCGAGGTTACCCACACGGAACCTGGAGTGAAGGGAGATACGGTTTCAAGTACCACGAAACCGGCGACCATAGAAACCGGAGCAGTGGTGGCCGTTCCTCTTTTTATCAATATCGGGGACATGATAAAAGTCGATACGAGAAACGGGAACTATCTCGAAAGAGCGAAATCCTGAGCGAAGGCTGCCTATGTTAACTGCGACCTATTTCCCGAAAGGGTCCTCAATTTCCGGATGCCAGAGCTTGAAGTGTTCTCTGTGCAGGTCGTGGTATGAATCTTTCTCGAAATACTTATCGTAGAATTCAAGATCAAGGTGGTGGGCCTGAAATACCAGCCGTACGAACATCGGGTCCAGGAAAGCCGGGAATCTCCCGTAGTTCTCATAAACGTAGGTGCAGAAATCCTTCACTATCTGTATTCTGACTTCGGAAGGATGGTATTCGTCACGCAGGATCGACGCGGGATCTCTGTAGGGAAAAGGATTATCCTCCTTCCAAAACTGGCCCCTTACTTCCAGGAACTTGTCGACGGCTTCGCTCATGTCCTCCACGTAGGGAGGGCAGAGAGATTCGAAAACTCCGTCCCTCCCGACGGGATAAGGCGGGTTTGTGCTCCTGATGCTTTCCTCCGGCTGGACGAACCGGAATCCGAGCCCTTTGTGGGAAGGGTCTACCCCGAGTGCGTAATGGGGAAGCAGTCCGGTGAAAGTCCAGCCTCCGAGACCCAGGGCCTGCAGCGCTAGGTTCATGTTCTGGCTTATAAAGGCCTGCTCCACATTAAGCGTGGTCAGTACCCTTAATTCCAGGTCGAACAGAGAAAGCCTGACATCGTTTCTTATGTAGCCTTTCTCTATCCACTTATCAAGACCGCACGATCTTCCCCCGTTGAGTTCGTCAATAATGTTGAATCCGTACTTGGCTCCGAAGTATATGAACAGAAGCACCATGTACTCGACTGTGGTGTTGGTTACCGGGATAAAGAAAGTCGTTCCCGGCTTGTTTGTATTCCATGCGTTAAAGTCGAAAAGGCCAGGTTCTCCCTTCGGGAGATCGGCTCTTTGGTTCTCAAGGGTAATTCTGCTTGTCCTGAAAAGCTCGACTATTTTTTCAAGCTGCTTTTCCCTGTCAAGCGACATGAAGATGGAGGTGTCGGGGGGCATGAGGTCAAAAAGCCGCACCATGTAAACGCCTTCGTCGTTTGTGTAGAAAAGTTCGGTCGAATGAGAGTTGCAGGAGCACGGCCAGCTTCTGCCGGTCCACTGGAAAAGCCACGATATGCCGGTTCTCGGAAGGTCTCCCAAGGAAAGGCCCGTGGTTCCCGTGCCCGCCCAGATCAAAAAAGCCTCTTCAAGTTCTGAGAGAGGGATTGGGTCGTGAGCGGAACTGTAAGCCAGATTTCCCTCGGGAATCTCCATCCCGAGGCCGAAGCGGCGCGATCTTCTTGAGAATATGGAATCCAGAAGACTGAAGTTTATGGCTCGTTCAAAGCCTTGGGGAATTTTCATTTTTCCGCTCTTTTAGGCGGCCCTGCGAAAAACGGCCCGTTTTCGGTCAGTTGTTAAGGGCTTTGCATTCCTCGCAGATTCCGCTGAAAAGCACCGAGTATCCAAGAATCTTGTAATTGTCTATTTGCGGATCGAGTTCCGAGTAAGCCATGGAACCGTCGTAGATGTCCTCTATCTTTTTGCATT from Candidatus Dadabacteria bacterium includes these protein-coding regions:
- the mutL gene encoding DNA mismatch repair endonuclease MutL — translated: MARIRTLPDVLVSKIAAGEIVERPASVVKELVENSIDAGATRISIHLEAGGKRLVRVVDNGHGMSRDDALMSIERHATSKIRDIDDLFSIGTLGFRGEALPSIASVSRFRMITAAEGSGSGTEVYIEGGVVRKIKETASPVGSSIEVKNLFFNTPPRLKFLKRPETELGRVLEVIQREALSRPGVSFEVSSDGRTIHRYGASESFAQRAAQIIPGTPLYPVDFEDETLALRGFLGSPLDPRSSMRRLFTYVNARPVRDRFINRIIMECYGRMVEKGKYPQGAVFIERDPALVDVNVHPTKSEVMFESQYEVGQSIRRAVGGMLADAPWMKAYRERTQKALEDFYEKQKDPGFSENKGHSTTEPSPKATFTQADHNPELGSPHPHNGASSMPEKSPEATGEGMFSGGFYSNLRFLGQVGKLYLVCEDPEGIILIDQHAAHERVNFERIKKSYLEEVFSCSQKLLIPEVVELTVREINTVQQFAEEMEKLGFDFEVFGENAVRVKSVPGFLRDSDYARVFGDLFDELDGLGDPKSLEEHLDAVCATMACHSSITANRALSEQEVRTLFADIDASENPHACPHGRPVATRISYNMLEKMFKRT
- the efp gene encoding elongation factor P, translating into MAVVDTSGFHKGMKIETEGAIWEIVEYKHSKMAQRSPIVTARLKNIATGAVREMKFRAGDTFNVPDIQKRTMQYLYRDDEMFYFMDSETFDQFPFRADAIGDTTKFLKEQQEVTVQMHEGELIGVELPTAVVFEVTHTEPGVKGDTVSSTTKPATIETGAVVAVPLFINIGDMIKVDTRNGNYLERAKS